The DNA segment AAACTGGAAGTGGGGGCCAGAAGTCTGTGTTTTAGCAGTCTCTCCAGGTGTTTCTGATGTGCTTAAAAGTTTGATAATCACTGCTGGCAGATTGTGGGCCTGTGGGCTGGAATCTGTCTTTAGTGATGACACCACTAATGTCCATCAGTCCCTAATGAGTGTTTTGGACTGAGCCTCACTTGTGTCTTGCATCTGCCTTATTTGCATCCCTCCCCTGGCACTGCTGGTGCTATGGAGATTTGACGTGTGTGGAGGGACAGTGGGGAGGCAGTAGAGAGAGAAGACTGGCCCCAAAATAAGGCCCTTTGCTTTAATGAACCAGGGATCCTATAAGGAGACAGAGGCTGACATTTCAAATAGTAGAAGTAGTGATCACCATTAGTGTAGTTTTCAGTTTCTTAGTAGTTGATAGTTGTTGATTCTTAACAGTTGgcatgaagattttatttctggaatttaaGGGTTTAATCTTGTTGTTGATAGCCAGAACACAGCACAATTTATGTCCATTACATCTCCATTTCAGATGATCTTTTCGAAGTTCTCTACTACTGCATTTCTTCTGGCaaaatcctgttttgttttcacaccttctcaaaaataaatgacctGTATAAAGGAATTTTATAGCTAATTAAGCCAAAGATATTTATCTAAGTAAACTTAAAACAGCAAGCTTCTTTGAGCATTGATTATTTGAGTCTTTATCAGTTGCTTTGTTATATTTGTCCTATTAGTGAAAACCTCctctgaggaataaatgagattttaTGCATACAGAAACATGTGggatttgtatatatatataagggcTTACCATTCCTGAAATGAGAATTCTGCATGCAAACTTTACCcagaattctatttttcattttttttaaagattttgtttatttatttgagagggagagaatgagagacagagagcacaaaagggaagagggtcagagggagaagcagactccctgctgagcagggagccggatgtgggactcgatcccgggactccaggatcatgacctgagccgaaggcagtcgcttaaccaactgagccacccaggcgcccctatttttcattttttaatggaaaaaaatatagcaTATCATTACACATCAACACAAAATCCccagttttctaaaatgtaacCAAAACACATTTAAACATCTAAGTAGAACTCACAAGCTATCCTCTTAACATATGAACTGCTTAAATCGTTGTAATTCTCCTCAGAATTCCAAAACACACATAGCTTGTTGACACTTGGGGGGATTTCCAGAATGTCTTTACATGTTTCTGAGGTCTTACAAATTATATTTGGAATGTAACTCTATGCTTGTCTTACATATGATGTTCAAAATGTATCGAGTGATAATCATctaaatttttaacatataaacatTGGTTACATATAATAATGAGATATATGCACAATTTCTGGtaattttaggaataaaatatACAAGAGGCATTTTACTAGGAATACACTAATCAGAGAGACATTCTGCAGGgtgtaaatattttgtatgtgcataatatatgtgcatatgatATACATTTACAAAGTCTTCCATCACATGGTTTAACATATAGAGCGCCTTGAAGGGATGTTGGGACTCTTCCCCATCTTGCTTTATGTtgagtcatattttcttttattcaaccaAAATGTGTATAATCAGAATTAAGCAGGACAGGCAAGGTTAGGTGCTTACAttggaaagaggagaaagcaaaTAACAAGTAAGTAAATAGCTACGGGTTGATCTAAGTATTATTAAGGAAAGAAGTAATGTAACAGAGAGCAACTGAATTAGAGCTACTATTGACAGGATGATAGAGGAAATTATCCCTAAGGAAGTGATATTTGATGCTAGACATGAAAGATAAAAAGGATCCAGCTCTGTGAAGAGCTAGAAGATGGTAGAAGGAAAGGGAATAGCATAGGCAAAGGCCATGAGCTAGTGAAGAGCTTGATGTACCTGAGGGTCTTCTGTTGTTTCCATGACTCTTCTCCCTCTTCATATTGTGTCTCAAGTGCTCTTACAATGGTCCTTGGACTTACACTTCCTTTCCAGCCACACCCTCTTTTAGCCTCTCTTCCTCACCATCTCAAACATCTCCATGGATATGACACTCAAATGTCTTCCTTCAGCTGGGATATATGGATGGAAATCTTAGATCAGGtctcttgtttccttctttccattcttgATGTTCCATGTACCTTGGTGTTTTGTGGATTTTCTCTCCCAAATATCCTTCctaagtgtttcatttttaatgcCACCAGATCTTGGAGATAGATTGGCTAATCTCACAGAATAATCCTGAATTGCTTGTGTTTGCCTAGAAAGGGAACCTGAATTTTCTCGGGGCCCTTTGGTTTAGAACTAGGACACCATGTGAATATGTGATGTATGTCATCAATGttccagaagcagggagagaaatTGTATAATCTAAACTCATAGAATTTTGAGACTACATTAGACCAGAAACATTTTCTGAGGCACCCCTCATACCATTATTAATTTTCTCCTATCCTTCAATTTGAACAGTCTGCTAGTAGTAGAGAATGGAGACCAGTGAGGTCTGCCTCAATTGGAGGCAGGCTGTCGAGTAACACAACTATTTTTCTGTTACGAAGTTCATCC comes from the Zalophus californianus isolate mZalCal1 chromosome 8, mZalCal1.pri.v2, whole genome shotgun sequence genome and includes:
- the LOC113937040 gene encoding beta-defensin 126-like, encoding MKSLLFILAIFFLLAHLVSGHLFLRRCENKTGFCQKKCSSRELRKDHLKWRCNGHKLCCVLAINNKIKPLNSRNKIFMPTVKNQQLSTTKKLKTTLMVITTSTI